In Halococcus agarilyticus, the genomic window CGGGAAGGGCGTCGAGAAGTTCCTCCGGATGCAACAGCGCGCGCTCAAGACCGGCCGTCCGGTACTCTACTTGATGGACTCCTCTGGGGGTCGGATCGACCAGCAGACCGGCTTCTTCGCCAACCGCGAGGGCATCGGGAAGTACTACTACAACCACTCGATGCTCTCGGGGCGCGTCCCGCAGATCTGCGTGCTCTACGGCCCCTGCATCGCCGGGGCGGCCTACACACCGGTCTTTGCGGATTTCACGGTGATGGTCGAAGGGATGAGCGCGATGGCCATCGCCTCCCCCCGGATGGTCGAGATGGTGACCGGCGAGGAGATCAGCATGGAAGATCTCGGTGGCGCACAAGTCCACGCTGCCGAATCGGGCAGCGCCGATCTCGTGGCCGAGGACGAGGAGCACGCCCGCGAGCTCGTCGCCCAACTCGTCACCTACCTGCCGGACAACTCGGACGAGAAACCGCCTCGCGCCGATAGTGCTCCGCCCGCACGATCGCCCGACGGGATCGATTCGGTGATCCCCGAACGACCGAACAAAGGGTACGACGTTCACGACGTGATCGACCGCGTCGCCGATCAGGGCTCGGTGCTCGAACTCCGCGAGCAGTACGGCCCGGAGATCGTGACCGCGTTCTGCCGGATCGACGGCCGGCCCGTGGGTGTGGTGGCGAACCAGCCCGCCCACCGCGCGGGCGCGATCTTCCCCGACGCCGCCGAGAAGGCCGCGGAGTTCGTCTGGACCTGTGACGCCTACAACGTCCCGCTACTCTATCTCTGTGACACGCCAGGGTTCATGGCGGGCTCGCAGGTCGAGAAGGACGGCATCCTCGAACAGGGCAAGAAGATGATCTACGCCACGTCGTCGGCCACGGTCCCGAAGCAGTGTGTGGTACTGCGGAAGGCCTACGGCGCGGGGATCTACGCGATGAGCGGGCCGGCGTACGACCCCGAAGCGACGCTCGGCCTTCCATCCGGGGAGATCGCCATCATGGGCCCCGAGGCAGCGATCAACGCGGTCTACCGCAACCGGCTCGACGACATCGAGGATGACGACGAGCGCGCCGAGCGCGAGGCCGAACTCCGCGAGGAGTACCGCGAGGACATCGACGTCCACCGGATGGCGAACGAGGTGGTGATCGACGAGATCGTGCCGCCGAGCGACCTCCGCGAGGAGCTCGGCGCACGCTTCGCGTTCTACGAGGACGTCGAGAAGTCGGTGCCCGACAAGAAACACGGGACCGTCCTCTGACCGCGCTCATCGAAGACGAGAACTGGCCCCTCGCGGGCGTCGAGAGAAGCGTTTAGGTCGACACCGCACGTTCGAGAAGTGTGCGCATCGAGAACAGCTTCATCCCCGTCCACGGCGTCGGGGAGGCGACCGAACGCCGGCTCTGGGCGGAGGGCATCACCCACTGGGACGCGTTCGACGGTTCGAGCGTCGGCGCGACGACCGAGCGCCGCATCCGCGAGTTCATCGCGACCGCGCGCGACCGCCTCGACGCGGGCGACGCCGCCTTCTTCGACGACGCCTTCCCCTCGTCGAGTCGGTGGCGACTCTACGAGAACTTCCGGAACGCGACCTGTTTTTTCGACATCGAGACCACGGGCCTCGACGCACGTCACAGCGACGTGACGACCGTGAGCTTTCACCGTGCCGGCGAGACGACCACGCTCGTCCGCGGAGAGGATCTCACCCGGACAGCGGTCGAAGAACAGCTCGCCGACGCTAGCCTCCTGGTGACGTTCAACGGCAAGCGCTTCGACGTCCCCTTCCTCGAACGTTCGTTCGACCTCGACATCGACCGCCCACACATCGATCTCATGTACCCGTGCCGCCAGCTCGGGCTCACCGGTGGGCTGAAACCAATCGAACGCGCGGTCGGGATCGAGCGCGATCGGCCGGAGCTCTCGGGGCGGGACGCGGTCCGGCTGTGGCACCAGTACGAACGCGGCGACGATCGCGCGCTCTCGACCCTGGTGTCGTACAACCGTGCCGACACGGTGAACCTCGAATCGCTCATGGACGTCGTCACCGGTCGGCTCCACGACGAGGTCTTCGCCACGGACGACGAGGCCTGACCACGGGACCTCGGCGATCGGAGGGGACGGGCTCGACTTCGAAACGGCGTCGCTGGTTCTCGAGGGGGAGCACTGCAAGGCTCGTTCGCTCCGCTGTCGACTGTCGATCGGCTCACGCCGTCAAAAAAGCCGCGAGAAGGATCGTCGAGAGGGGTTATTCGCGCCGTGCAGCGACGAGTGCGGCCGCGAGCAGCGCCACCACGCCGGCGATCAGCGTGAAGCCCGGCCCGTTACCGCTGCTGGTCGTCGTCTCTTCGCCGCCACCGCCGCCGTCAGTGGCAGTATCGCCGCCGCCTTCAGTAGCGGTCTCCGTGCTGCCTTCGGTCGTCTCCATGCCGGTGGTCGTCATGTTGCCTTCCATGCCGGTGGTCGTCATGTTGCCTTCCATGCCGGTGGTCGTCATCTCGGTCCCGGTCGTGGTCATCATCGACTCGTTGGCCTCGGCGACGTCGAGGGTGGTGTTCGCGAAAGAGCCGTTGTTGACCGCGACGCCCACGGTGTAGTTGCCGGCTTCCGGCGGGTTCGTCACGCCGCCGTAGGTCATCATGATCTGGTCACCCTCGCTGACCTCGATCGACTCGTCGAACCCGATCGTGAGGTTCTGGCCGTTCGGCCCGTACGTCGCCGCGGTCGCGTTCGCGGTGGCGTCCGTGTCGCCGGCGGTCACCGAGAACAGCGAGCTCAACACCAGCCCGAAGCTCGCGTTGGACTCGCCGTAATTGACTGTGACCTCGGTCAGGTTCCCGGTGGCGTTCTCACCCATCACGACCGCCGAGACCGTGTGGTTCGCGCTCGCGTTCGCCGCGCTCGGCTCCGCCACGATCGAGACGTTCTCGTCCGTCGCGTTCGTCATCGTCCCGTTGTCCATGGTCGTCCCCGCCATGGTCGTCTCGTTGCCCATGGTCCCGTTCATCATCGTCGTCTCGTTTCCAGTCTCGTTGCCACCGTCCTGTGCGCCGACCGTTCCGACCGCGGCGACAGTGCCAACTGCGGCTGCCAGCACTACCAGCCCGGCGAGGAACAGGCTCCGACGTGTATCGTGCGTTCGTGTCATAGTTCGATGGATCACCGTTTCATGGAGGCGATGGACGTTCTGTGCCGGGTCGCCCGGACCGATCCCGGCGATGGAGGCCGCCACCACCCATGAGTGACTTCGGTATCTGCGATACACCGCCCTCGTAAAATCCTTTTGGTATTATGTACGGCAGGACGAGACGAACGGAGGCGACGTCACTGAGGGCGTTCGCTCGTCGGTCCGGTCGAGCGATCGGCTCGGAGAACCGATCACGGAACGCCGAAAAATCCACCCGAAACGCTCGCTACACCGCGTTCAGTCGCGCCGTGCAGCGACGAGTGCGGCCGCGAGCAGCGCCACCACGCCGGCGATCAGCGTGAAGCCCGGCCCGCCGGCCTCGGTCGTCTGCTCGCCGCCACCACCGTCCGTGGCGGTCTCCCCGCCGTCACCGCCGGTGGTTCCGTCGTTGCCGGCGGTGGTGGCCCCGCCTTCTGTCGTCTCGTCCGTTCCCTGCGTCGTACCGTTCATCCCGGTCGTCTCCGTCGTGTCGCCCTCGGTCGTCTCGGTTCCGGTGGTCTCCGTTTCGCTCGTCCCGGTCGTGGTCATCATCGACTCGTTGGCCTCGGCGACGTCGAGGGTGGTGTTCGCGAAGGAGCCGTTGTTGACCGCGACGCCCACGGTGTAGTTGCCGGCTTCCGGCGGGTTCGTCACGCCGCCGTAGGTCATCATGATCTGGTCACCCTCGCTGACCTCGATCGACTCGTCGAACCCGATCGTGAGGTTCTGGCCGTTCGGCCCGTACGTCGCCGCGGTCGCGTTCGCGGTGGCGTCCGTGTCGCCGGCGGTCACCGAGAACAGCGAGCTCAACACCAGCCCGAAGCTCGCGTTGGACTCGCCGTAATTGACTGTGACCTCGGTCAGGTTCCCGGTGGCGTTCTCACCCATCACGACCGCCGAGACCGTGTGGTTCGCGCTCGCGTTCGCCGCGCTCGGCTCCACCACGATCGAGACGTTCTCGTCCGTCGCGTTCGTCATCGGCCCGTTGCCCATGGTCGTCTCGTTGGCCGTCCCGTTCGCCATCGCCGTGCCGTTCTCGGCTCCCATTTCGGTCTCGTTGGCCGACGGCTCCGACGTGGTCCCGTTCGCCGTCTCGTTGGTCGTCGTCTCGTTGGTCGTCGTCTCGTTGGCCGTCGTGGCTCCCTCGGCCGTCTCGTTTGCCGCGGATTCGTTCGAGGGCTCCTCGGCCGACGGTTCGCCGGTGACTTCGAGCGGGACCGTGGTCGTCGCGTCCTCGCCGACGACGCTCACGGTGAAGTCGTACTCGCCGGCCTCGACGCCGGTGAAGTTCATGCCGACGATGTCGGTCCGATCGAGATCGGTCGGCGGCAGGCTCGTGTCGTTGCCGAAGGTGATCTTGTCGACCCGATCGTCGCTGAGCCCCGACGCGGCGATCTCGACGTCGTACGTCTCTCCGTCCGCCGGACCGTAGACGATGTTCAAATTGAGTACGCCGCCGTCGGTCGAGTCGACGGTGTTGGCACAGCAGTCCCGAAAGCGTGCGTTCAGCGGATCGTCCGCCGGCGGGTCGTAGAAGTTCTCCACGCTCGCGTTGCCGGTCTCGTTGCCGCCGTCCTGTGCACCGACCGTCCCGGCCGCGCCGACCGCACCGACGGCGGCCGCCAGCACCATCACGCCAGCGAGAAGCAGGCTCCGACGTCTCTCGTTCGTTCGTGTCATGGTTGGGTTGGTCCCTCCAGCGACGGCGGTGCGACCGGTCCGGACATCCGGCGGTCCTCGAAGACGTGCCGTCGGTGGTTTCGGAGGTTGGTCTGGAGGACACACCAGCGTAATAAATTCCTTGTGGTGGCGCACGCGCCACGCACTCCCGACGATCCCGACCCGGTCCCGGACGTCGACGAGCGGTCGACGTTCTCCCCCGATAGAGAGCTCACTCGACGTGCTCGCGCTTCAGCGAGAGCGTCGTCCTGTCGAACTCACAGACGAGATCGTCGTCTTGGTTGAACGCCTCGACGTGTATGGTGACGACGCCGCGCTCGCCGTCGCTGGTCTCGCGCTTCTCGACGACGGTCGAACGCGCGCGGATCGTGTCGCCGTGAAAGACCGGGGAGGGATGTTCGACGTCGTCGTACGAGAGGTTGGCGACGATGGTTCCATCCGACGTGTCCGGGATCGTGAGGCCGACCGCGAGGCTCATGGTGTAGAGCCCGTTGACGAGTCGCTCGCCGAACTGGCTCTCCTCGGCGAACTCGCCGTCGAGGTGGAGCGGCTGCTGGTTCATCGTCATGTCACAGAAGCGCTGGTTGTCGCTCTCGCTCACCGTCCGGCGTTTCTCGTGCTCGATGGTCTCGCCCTCGTCGTAGTCCTCGTAGTAGCGGCCGACCATACGGTTCCTTCGCGCGCTCGAACCGAAAAGCCACCGGTGAGCGAGTGATCGGTGTCGCGATGACGGCGTGTCGGACACCATCTTGAAACCACCGGCCGCCGGAGTACGCTCATGGTCCGCAGAAGCGTGCTGTTCACGCCCGGTGATCGACCCGAGATGTGCCGAAAGGCTCCCGAGACTGGCGCGGATGTCGTGGTGTTCGACCTCGAGGACGCGGTCGCGCCCGCCCGGAAAGCCGAGGCCCGCACGGCGGTCGCTGACGTGCTCACCTCCGGGCTCGATCCCGACTGTGAGGTCTGCGTTCGGGTCACGGCCGACGACGCGGCCGCCGATCTCGACGTCCTCCTCGACGACACGCCCGACGAACTCCGTCTCGATGCGCTCATGCTGCCGAAGGTCGAAACGAGCGAGGACGTTCGCCGGCTCGCCAACCAGGCCACCGAGCGCGAGCACGATCTCCCGGTGTTCGCACTGGTCGAGACCGCTCGGGGTGTGCTCCACGCCGAGGGGATCGCCGCCGCCGAGCCCACGACCGCGGTGTGTTTCGGCGCTGAGGACCTCGCGGCCGACGTCGGGGCGAGCCGAACCGAGGAGGGAACGGAAGTGCTCTATGCCCGCGAACACGCCGTTCTCGCGGCGAGCGCAGCCGGCGTCGACGCTATCGATACGGTCTTCACCGACATCGAGAACAGGGAGCGACTCCGGACTGAGACCGAGTTCGCCGCCGAACTCGGCTACGACGGCAAGATGGCGATCCATCCCGCCCAGGTCGACCCGATCAACGACGCCTACACCCCGAGTCCGGAGCGCGTCGCGTGGGCCGAGCGCGTACTCGACGCGCGAGCCGAGGCCGACGCCGACGGCCGGGGCGTGTTCCGGGTCGACGGCGAGATGATCGACGCGCCGCTGATCGCCCAGGCCGAACGAGTGATCGAACGAGCGAACGCCGCCGGTCGCTGATTACCGTATACACCTCAATATTATTCGTGTGGTATGTGTCTCGACACGCTTAACAGGCGGCTCGGCGAGGTACGGGTATGTCCGAGCAGGTGAATCCGTTCGAGAGCCTCCAGGAACAGGTCGACGACGCCGCAGCCTACCTCGACATGTCCGACGATCAGCTCGAACGGCTCAAACACCCCGAGCGCGTGCTCGAAACCACCCTCTCGATCGAGGCCGACGACGGGTCATTGGCGAGCTTCAAGGCCTTCCGCTCGCAGTTCAACGGCGATCGCGGCCCCTACAAGGGCGGGATCCGATATCACCCGAACGTCTCCCGCGACGAGGTCAAGGCGCTCTCGGGCTGGATGGCGTACAAGTGCGCAGTCGTCGACATTCCCTACGGCGGCGGCAAGGGCGGCATCATCATCGATCCCAAGGAGTACTCCACAGCCGAACTCGAACGGATCACCCGCGCGTTCGCGACCGAGCTCCGGCCGCTGATCGGTCCGGATCGGGACATCCCCGCGCCCGACGTCAACACCGGCCAGCGCGAGATGAACTGGATCAAGGACACCTACGAGACCCTCGAAAACACGACTGCACCGGGCACCGTCACCGGCAAGGCGATCGCGTCGGGCGGCAGCGAGGGCCGGGTCGAGGCCACGGGCCGCTCGGTGATGCTCACCGCGCGCGAGGCGTTCGACTATCTGGGTACCGATGTCGCGGATGCGACGGTCGCCGTGCAGGGCTACGGCAACGCTGGCGCGATCGCGGCCCGCCTCCTCGACGAGCGCGGTGCGACGGTGGTCGCGGTCTCGGATTCGAGCGGCGCAGTGTACGACGACGATGGCCTCGACGCCGCGGCCGTCAAGGACCACAAAAACGAGACCGGCAGCGTCGTCGACTACGCCGACGCCGACGAGGAGCTCTCGAACGAGGAGCTGCTCACCCTCGATGTCGATCTCCTGATCCCGGCGGCGCTCGAAAACGCCATCGACGCCGACATCGCGCAAGACGTCGCGGCCGACGTGATCGTCGAGGCCGCGAACGGGCCGCTGACGCCCGAGGCCGACGACGTTCTGGCCGACCGCGACGTCTACGTCCTCCCCGACGTGCTCGCCAACGCCGGCGGTGTCACGGTCTCGTACTTCGAGTGGGTGCAAAATCGCCGTCGGTTCTACTGGTCCGAGGAGCGCGTCAACGACGAGCTCGAAACGGTGATCGTGAACGCCTTCGACGGACTCGTCGCAACGTTCGAGGAGCGCGATCTACCGACGTTCCGGATGGCGGCCTACGTCGTCGCCATCCGGCGCATCCTCGACGCCCACGAAGAGGGCGGTACGTTCCCCTGAAAGCCCTCGGCGCGCCTTGGCGGCGCGCCTCGCCCTTTTCATGTCGCTCAAAAACGCCGCTCCACGGCGTTTTTGGCATGCGAAAAATCGGGGATTTTTCAGCACCACCAGGCAGCACAGCACCGCGATTGCGCGCGCCGGGCGCGTCGCCCGGCTCACGGCTGCGCCGTTCGCCCGTTTCGTCCGCTCGCGTTGCTCGCGGACGCCCGGCACGCGCTGAAGCCCCCGTCCCTCCCCGTGCGGCCGCGATGAACGCGGCCGCGTGGCTTCCTCCCGCCTCCGCACCGCCCGCAACGCACAGTATCGCTACCGCACCATCCGGCTCCGGCCGTCGCACAGTCGCTACCCAGCGCCCCGAAACTCGTCGTGACTGTCAGATGCCGAGGATCAGCGGTCCCATCAACACCCCCATCAGGTGGACGCGGCGCGCACGGAACTTCGCAGGAACCAGGCCGATCAGCGCGCTCGCACAGAACGCACCCACGCCGATCGGCCCGGCGAACAGGTACGCGAGCCCGAGCAGGAGACAGAGCACGCCGACCGAGAGATGGGTGTACTCGACCCGTCCGACCGTCCGGAGATACCGGTCGCCGACCCACGGCACCAGCACGAACCCGACACCGGCCGCGAGCGCGACGGCCGAAAGCAACAGCGGCAGATCGAGCGGCACGCCCGTCGAATCGAGCGCGACCAGTACACCTGTGCGGGGCGATCCGAGCGCGACGAGCGCGAACAGCGCGAAAATCGTGTTTGAGGTGTTGACACCGCTCGTGGCGATCAGAAAGCCGCGCGCACCGTCGTCTTCCGGCACTGCTGGCAGTGTCACCGTCGCCGCGACCGCGGCCGACACCCCGGGAGATACCCGACGATCGCACCCGAAGCCGTTCCGACGAGTGCCGTCACCCCGATGGTCCGCCGGGGGGTCGTGACGGTGGCATCGGCCTGTTCGGGCACCCCCGCACCGTCGAGCGCCTCGATCAGGACGGGCGCACCGAACAGGCCCGCGAACAGCGGCATCAACATCCCGCCGGCGGCGAGCGGCGCGCTCGGCTCGACGTCGAGCGTGAGCCACCCGAGCCCCGCGCTCAGGAGGAAGGCGAGCGCACCCCCGATCCGCGAGATGTTCGATCGCTCGGTGATCACCAGAAAAAGCGCGACGCCGCCCAGGGCGAGCGGGAGGTGTGCCCGCACCGTCGGGTACACCGCCACCATCACCCGCGTCATCGGGATCGCGAGCGGCACCGCGAACGCGACCGCGAGCCCGCTCCCGAGCGCCGACAGCCGGAGCGCTTCCCGACCACGGCCTTCGATCACGAGCCGGTGGCCCGGCAGCGCCGAGGCTGCCATCGCGGCGTCGGGCACCCCGAGCGCGAGCGCCGGCACCACGTCGAGAAACGTGTGCGTGACGCCGGCCGCGAGCATCGCCGCGCCGACGTAGAGCGCTGGCCCCGGAACCCCCGGCGCGGCCGCCGCCAGCAGCAGCGCGAAGTTGTTGGCGTGGAGTCCGGGCACCAGACCGCTCACCGTCCCGAGCGCGATCCCGCCGAGGACGAACCCGAGCGCCGGCAGCGCGGCTTCAGGGGCAATCACGACGCTCCCACCGAACGGACCCATTCACCTCGCGGTGGCTGCGTCCCGGTATGTAAACGCTCGCACGGCTATCGGGGTCGGTGAAAGAAAAGCGTGGGTCGAACTGACTGTCGTTCAGCCGAAGAGTTCGCCGAGACCTTCGCCGCCAGCGTCGTCGTCCTCGTCGTCGTCCGCTTCGGCTTCCTCGGCCGCTTCCTCCTCGTCGGCTTCCTCGGTCTCGTCGGTCTCGGTCTCGCCGCCGGCCCCGCCGGCTGCTGCGCCGCCCGCACCGCCAGCGCCGCCCGCCGGCACCGCGGCGGCCTGATCGACTGCTTCCTCGATGTCGACGTCTTCGAGCGCCGCGACGAGCGCCTTCACGCGCGAGTCCTCGACGTCCGCACCGGCCGCCTCG contains:
- a CDS encoding acyl-CoA carboxylase subunit beta gives rise to the protein MDIRIGGDASDEEARAVGSALAEHVGESVTVYVGDADDATTTVEPPEPESSESEPRSRESGGAAESADHGPTEREERLREEIADIERGGPEKYKERLADQGKLFVRDRLDLWFGEGGFTFEDGRFAGFDDWHPDSPEVEDPDPNTRLPGDGLLTGAAEFEGRTLHAMANDFTVKAGSMAGKGVEKFLRMQQRALKTGRPVLYLMDSSGGRIDQQTGFFANREGIGKYYYNHSMLSGRVPQICVLYGPCIAGAAYTPVFADFTVMVEGMSAMAIASPRMVEMVTGEEISMEDLGGAQVHAAESGSADLVAEDEEHARELVAQLVTYLPDNSDEKPPRADSAPPARSPDGIDSVIPERPNKGYDVHDVIDRVADQGSVLELREQYGPEIVTAFCRIDGRPVGVVANQPAHRAGAIFPDAAEKAAEFVWTCDAYNVPLLYLCDTPGFMAGSQVEKDGILEQGKKMIYATSSATVPKQCVVLRKAYGAGIYAMSGPAYDPEATLGLPSGEIAIMGPEAAINAVYRNRLDDIEDDDERAEREAELREEYREDIDVHRMANEVVIDEIVPPSDLREELGARFAFYEDVEKSVPDKKHGTVL
- a CDS encoding ribonuclease H-like domain-containing protein; its protein translation is MRIENSFIPVHGVGEATERRLWAEGITHWDAFDGSSVGATTERRIREFIATARDRLDAGDAAFFDDAFPSSSRWRLYENFRNATCFFDIETTGLDARHSDVTTVSFHRAGETTTLVRGEDLTRTAVEEQLADASLLVTFNGKRFDVPFLERSFDLDIDRPHIDLMYPCRQLGLTGGLKPIERAVGIERDRPELSGRDAVRLWHQYERGDDRALSTLVSYNRADTVNLESLMDVVTGRLHDEVFATDDEA
- a CDS encoding PGF-CTERM sorting domain-containing protein — translated: MTRTHDTRRSLFLAGLVVLAAAVGTVAAVGTVGAQDGGNETGNETTMMNGTMGNETTMAGTTMDNGTMTNATDENVSIVAEPSAANASANHTVSAVVMGENATGNLTEVTVNYGESNASFGLVLSSLFSVTAGDTDATANATAATYGPNGQNLTIGFDESIEVSEGDQIMMTYGGVTNPPEAGNYTVGVAVNNGSFANTTLDVAEANESMMTTTGTEMTTTGMEGNMTTTGMEGNMTTTGMETTEGSTETATEGGGDTATDGGGGGEETTTSSGNGPGFTLIAGVVALLAAALVAARRE
- a CDS encoding PGF-CTERM sorting domain-containing protein, whose protein sequence is MTRTNERRRSLLLAGVMVLAAAVGAVGAAGTVGAQDGGNETGNASVENFYDPPADDPLNARFRDCCANTVDSTDGGVLNLNIVYGPADGETYDVEIAASGLSDDRVDKITFGNDTSLPPTDLDRTDIVGMNFTGVEAGEYDFTVSVVGEDATTTVPLEVTGEPSAEEPSNESAANETAEGATTANETTTNETTTNETANGTTSEPSANETEMGAENGTAMANGTANETTMGNGPMTNATDENVSIVVEPSAANASANHTVSAVVMGENATGNLTEVTVNYGESNASFGLVLSSLFSVTAGDTDATANATAATYGPNGQNLTIGFDESIEVSEGDQIMMTYGGVTNPPEAGNYTVGVAVNNGSFANTTLDVAEANESMMTTTGTSETETTGTETTEGDTTETTGMNGTTQGTDETTEGGATTAGNDGTTGGDGGETATDGGGGEQTTEAGGPGFTLIAGVVALLAAALVAARRD
- a CDS encoding MaoC family dehydratase, with the translated sequence MVGRYYEDYDEGETIEHEKRRTVSESDNQRFCDMTMNQQPLHLDGEFAEESQFGERLVNGLYTMSLAVGLTIPDTSDGTIVANLSYDDVEHPSPVFHGDTIRARSTVVEKRETSDGERGVVTIHVEAFNQDDDLVCEFDRTTLSLKREHVE
- a CDS encoding HpcH/HpaI aldolase/citrate lyase family protein, encoding MVRRSVLFTPGDRPEMCRKAPETGADVVVFDLEDAVAPARKAEARTAVADVLTSGLDPDCEVCVRVTADDAAADLDVLLDDTPDELRLDALMLPKVETSEDVRRLANQATEREHDLPVFALVETARGVLHAEGIAAAEPTTAVCFGAEDLAADVGASRTEEGTEVLYAREHAVLAASAAGVDAIDTVFTDIENRERLRTETEFAAELGYDGKMAIHPAQVDPINDAYTPSPERVAWAERVLDARAEADADGRGVFRVDGEMIDAPLIAQAERVIERANAAGR
- a CDS encoding Glu/Leu/Phe/Val family dehydrogenase — protein: MSEQVNPFESLQEQVDDAAAYLDMSDDQLERLKHPERVLETTLSIEADDGSLASFKAFRSQFNGDRGPYKGGIRYHPNVSRDEVKALSGWMAYKCAVVDIPYGGGKGGIIIDPKEYSTAELERITRAFATELRPLIGPDRDIPAPDVNTGQREMNWIKDTYETLENTTAPGTVTGKAIASGGSEGRVEATGRSVMLTAREAFDYLGTDVADATVAVQGYGNAGAIAARLLDERGATVVAVSDSSGAVYDDDGLDAAAVKDHKNETGSVVDYADADEELSNEELLTLDVDLLIPAALENAIDADIAQDVAADVIVEAANGPLTPEADDVLADRDVYVLPDVLANAGGVTVSYFEWVQNRRRFYWSEERVNDELETVIVNAFDGLVATFEERDLPTFRMAAYVVAIRRILDAHEEGGTFP
- the rpl12p gene encoding 50S ribosomal protein P1 yields the protein MEYVYAALILNETDEEINEENLTDVLEAAGADVEDSRVKALVAALEDVDIEEAVDQAAAVPAGGAGGAGGAAAGGAGGETETDETEEADEEEAAEEAEADDDEDDDAGGEGLGELFG